A genomic region of Papaver somniferum cultivar HN1 chromosome 7, ASM357369v1, whole genome shotgun sequence contains the following coding sequences:
- the LOC113294677 gene encoding uncharacterized protein LOC113294677 encodes MAKVFDRVDWSFLMAIMKPMGFSDKWCNLLHHYISTTNMVGLVNGDPGKFLRPSRGLKQGDPLSLYLFIFYRESLSRSLVNAEQLGLIHGTQISPGALLISHLLFADDCMVFYKANMNEYNNLVDIFSSSSGQMINFFKYGIFFSKNTNPDIVNNSSNFMHDSVWEQEESKTDATLKELEEEYKSEIQGIQPGLPSNEG; translated from the exons ATGGCTAAGGTTTTTGACAGAGTGGATTGGTCCTTCCTAATGGCTATTATGAAACCGATGGGATTCAGTGACAAGTGGTGCAATCTCCTTCACCATTACATTTCTACTACAAATATGGTTGGCCTAGTTAACGGAGATCCTGGTAAATTTTTGAGGCCTTCCAGAGGTCTCAAACAAGGTGACCCTTTATCCCTATACCTCTTTATTTTCTACAGAGAATCCCTCTCTAGAAGTCTGGTGAACGCTGAACAGCTTGGCCTTATTCATGGAACTCAAATTTCTCCTGGAGCACTACTTATAAGTCACCTcctctttgcagatgactgcatggTTTTCTATAAAGCTAATATGAACGAATACAATAATCTGGTGGACATCTTCAGCAGCTCCTCTGGTCAGATGATAAACTTCTTCAAATATGGAATTTTCTTTAGCAAAAATACTAATCCTGACATAGTCAACAACAGTAGCAACTTCATGCAT GATTCTGTGTGGGAGCAAGAAGAATCAAAGACTGATGCAACTCTGAAGGAGTTAGAGGAAGAATACAAGTCAGAAATCCAAGGAATTCAACCTGGGTTACCATCAAATGAAGGATGA
- the LOC113297426 gene encoding homeobox-leucine zipper protein ROC3-like isoform X2, whose protein sequence is MYGDCQVMSSMGGGGNNNNIVSTTALDHHHQHLFSSPIRNPNNINYNFMSNSMVPSYHPYASIIPKEEVGLQMIIGNNKEDDMESGSADGSGHIHDQGGTNSADDELLLQETDQQQQNPKKKRYHRHTARQIQEMEALFKECPHPDDKQRMRLSQDLGLKPRQVKFWFQNRRTQMKAQQDRSDNIILRAENDNLKNENYRLQAALRNVSCPNCGGAAILGEMSLDEQHLRLENARLKEELERLACIAPRFNVRQMQALGHVPHHLAPSLELDMGIYSRNFQEPQLGNCGDIMSMSSCNMPENQHELQIAGCCLILDQEKPLAMQFAMNAMDELVKMCQAAEPLWIRCNNKDVLNVEEHAKMFPWPVMNNNQKQHENEFRVEATRDSAVVFMNSITLVDAFLDANKWMELFPSIVSRAKTVQIISTGVSGHASNSLHLMHAEFQVLTPLVPTREAQFLRYCLQNAEEGTWVIVDFPIDNFHADNIQSSSLRYRKKPSGCIIQDMPNGYSRVIWVEHAELEHKPVHQIFNQFVSSGMAFGAHRWLAVLQQQCERFASLMARNISDLGGVIPNSESRKNLMKLSHRMMRTFCFNISCSGGQSWTVLSETSVDTVRITTRKSIDPGQPSGLILCAVSTTWLPFSHQQVFEFLRDERRRSQLDVLSGGTSSQEIAHIASGSHPGNCISLLRINAASNSAQNVELMLQESCTDSLGSMVVYTTIDVDSVQQTMNGGDSSYFPILPLGFVIYPANHINNNGENGPASSSDDQVNGPTSGCLLTVGIQILASTIPGAKLNFSSATAINNHICNAVHQINAVLSSSNNHSSGSPDGCNTAGGSCPEPSAASE, encoded by the exons TCTAATAGTATGGTGCCTAGTTACCATCCTTATGCATCAATTATTCCG AAAGAAGAAGTTGGATTACAGATGATAATAGGAAACAATAAAGAAGACGATATGGAGAGTGGATCTGCTGATGGTAGTGGACATATTCATGATCAAGGAGGAACTAATTCAGCTGATGATGAACTTTTATTACAAGAAACTGATCAGcaacaacaaaaccctaaaaagaaacGATATCATCGACATACTGCTCGTCAGATTCAAGAAATGGAAGC GTTGTTTAAGGAATGCCCACATCCAGATGACAAGCAAAGAATGAGATTAAGTCAAGATCTCGGTTTGAAACCACGGCAAGTTAAGTTTTGGTTTCAGAACAGACGTACACAGATGAAG GCACAACAAGATCGGTCTGATAACATAATACTAAGGGCAGAAAATGATAACCTAAAGAATGAGAACTATCGCCTACAAGCTGCTCTAAGGAATGTAAGCTGCCCTAATTGTGGAGGTGCTGCCATTCTGGGAGAGATGTCTTTGGATGAACAACATCTTAGGCTTGAAAATGCACGGCTCAAAGAAGAG CTGGAGCGTCTTGCTTGCATTGCACCACGATTCAATGTTAGACAGATGCAAGCATTAGGACATGTACCTCATCATCTTGCACCATCATTGGAACTTGACATGGGTATCTACTCAAGAAACTTCCAGGAACCACAGTTGGGGAACTGCGGGGACATTATGTCGATGTCAAGCTGTAATATGCCAGAGAACCAACACGAATTACAAATTGCAGGATGTTGTCTGATTCTTGATCAAGAGAAGCCACTGGCGATGCAATTTGCTATGAATGCAATGGATGAACTTGTTAAAATGTGTCAAGCAGCTGAGCCCCTTTGGATCCGATGCAATAACAAAGATGTGTTGAATGTTGAAGAGCATGCAAAAATGTTTCCATGGCCAGTGATGAATAATAACCAGAAGCAGCACGAAAATGAGTTCCGGGTGGAAGCAACCAGAGACAGTGCAGTTGTGTTTATGAACAGCATTACTCTCGTCGACGCATTTTTAGATGCT AACAAATGGATGGAGTTGTTTCCTTCAATTGTCTCGAGAGCAAAAACTGTTCAAATTATTTCCACCGGAGTTTCGGGGCATGCCAGCAATTCATTGCATCTG ATGCATGCTGAATTTCAAGTTCTCACACCTTTGGTTCCTACACGTGAGGCTCAATTCCTTCGTTACTGCCTCCAAAATGCTGAAGAAGGGACTTGGGTTATTGTTGATTTCCCCATTGATAACTTCCATGCTGACAACATTCAAAGTTCTTCACTCAGATATCGGAAAAAACCCTCTGGTTGTATAATTCAAGATATGCCCAATGGATATTCTAGG GTGATATGGGTAGAACATGCAGAACTAGAACATAAACCAGTTCATCAGATATTCAATCAGTTTGTAAGCAGCGGTATGGCTTTCGGTGCACACCGTTGGCTAGCCGTTTTGCAACAGCAGTGTGAAAGGTTTGCTAGCCTCATGGCAAGAAATATTTCGGACCTTGGGGGTg TGATACCGAATTCGGAATCAAGAAAGAACTTGATGAAATTATCTCATAGAATGATGAGAACATTTTGCTTCAATATCAGTTGTTCTGGAGGTCAGTCATGGACGGTTCTATCCGAAACCTCAGTTGACACAGTTCGAATTACAACTAGAAAAAGTATAGACCCTGGGCAACCAAGTGGTCTGATTCTTTGTGCTGTGTCTACTACTTGGCTTCCCTTTTCTCATCAGCAAGTTTTTGAATTCTTAAGAGATGAACGCCGCAGATCTCAG CTTGATGTTCTttctggtggaacttcatcacaaGAGATTGCCCACATTGCCAGTGGCTCACATCCAGGGAATTGCATTTCTCTTCTGCGCATAAAC GCAGCAAGTAACTCGGCACAAAACGTAGAGTTGATGCTTCAGGAAAGTTGTACCGATAGTTTAGGAAGTATGGTTGTATACACCACAATCGACGTTGATAGTGTTCAACAAACAATGAACGGGGGTGATTCATCATACTTTCCGATTCTACCATTAGGTTTCGTCATTTATCCTGCTAATCACATCAACAACAATGGCGAAAATGGGCCAGCATCCTCCTCTGATGATCAAGTAAATGGTCCTACTTCTGGTTGTTTGCTTACAGTTGGTATACAAATTCTAGCCAGCACTATACCAGGTGCGAAACTTAACTTTTCTAGTGCAACGGCTATCAACAATCATATTTGCAATGCGGTGCACCAGATCAATGCTGttctcagcagcagcaacaaccatAGCAGCGGTAGTCCTGATGGATGCAACACAGCTGGAGGCTCTTGTCCAGAGCCTTCTGCTGCATCGGAGTAG
- the LOC113297426 gene encoding homeobox-leucine zipper protein ROC3-like isoform X1 → MYGDCQVMSSMGGGGNNNNIVSTTALDHHHQHLFSSPIRNPNNINYNFMSNSMVPSYHPYASIIPKEEVGLQMIIGNNKEDDMESGSADGSGHIHDQGGTNSADDELLLQETDQQQQNPKKKRYHRHTARQIQEMEALFKECPHPDDKQRMRLSQDLGLKPRQVKFWFQNRRTQMKAQQDRSDNIILRAENDNLKNENYRLQAALRNVSCPNCGGAAILGEMSLDEQHLRLENARLKEELERLACIAPRFNVRQMQALGHVPHHLAPSLELDMGIYSRNFQEPQLGNCGDIMSMSSCNMPENQHELQIAGCCLILDQEKPLAMQFAMNAMDELVKMCQAAEPLWIRCNNKDVLNVEEHAKMFPWPVMNNNQKQHENEFRVEATRDSAVVFMNSITLVDAFLDANKWMELFPSIVSRAKTVQIISTGVSGHASNSLHLMHAEFQVLTPLVPTREAQFLRYCLQNAEEGTWVIVDFPIDNFHADNIQSSSLRYRKKPSGCIIQDMPNGYSRVIWVEHAELEHKPVHQIFNQFVSSGMAFGAHRWLAVLQQQCERFASLMARNISDLGGVIPNSESRKNLMKLSHRMMRTFCFNISCSGGQSWTVLSETSVDTVRITTRKSIDPGQPSGLILCAVSTTWLPFSHQQVFEFLRDERRRSQQLDVLSGGTSSQEIAHIASGSHPGNCISLLRINAASNSAQNVELMLQESCTDSLGSMVVYTTIDVDSVQQTMNGGDSSYFPILPLGFVIYPANHINNNGENGPASSSDDQVNGPTSGCLLTVGIQILASTIPGAKLNFSSATAINNHICNAVHQINAVLSSSNNHSSGSPDGCNTAGGSCPEPSAASE, encoded by the exons TCTAATAGTATGGTGCCTAGTTACCATCCTTATGCATCAATTATTCCG AAAGAAGAAGTTGGATTACAGATGATAATAGGAAACAATAAAGAAGACGATATGGAGAGTGGATCTGCTGATGGTAGTGGACATATTCATGATCAAGGAGGAACTAATTCAGCTGATGATGAACTTTTATTACAAGAAACTGATCAGcaacaacaaaaccctaaaaagaaacGATATCATCGACATACTGCTCGTCAGATTCAAGAAATGGAAGC GTTGTTTAAGGAATGCCCACATCCAGATGACAAGCAAAGAATGAGATTAAGTCAAGATCTCGGTTTGAAACCACGGCAAGTTAAGTTTTGGTTTCAGAACAGACGTACACAGATGAAG GCACAACAAGATCGGTCTGATAACATAATACTAAGGGCAGAAAATGATAACCTAAAGAATGAGAACTATCGCCTACAAGCTGCTCTAAGGAATGTAAGCTGCCCTAATTGTGGAGGTGCTGCCATTCTGGGAGAGATGTCTTTGGATGAACAACATCTTAGGCTTGAAAATGCACGGCTCAAAGAAGAG CTGGAGCGTCTTGCTTGCATTGCACCACGATTCAATGTTAGACAGATGCAAGCATTAGGACATGTACCTCATCATCTTGCACCATCATTGGAACTTGACATGGGTATCTACTCAAGAAACTTCCAGGAACCACAGTTGGGGAACTGCGGGGACATTATGTCGATGTCAAGCTGTAATATGCCAGAGAACCAACACGAATTACAAATTGCAGGATGTTGTCTGATTCTTGATCAAGAGAAGCCACTGGCGATGCAATTTGCTATGAATGCAATGGATGAACTTGTTAAAATGTGTCAAGCAGCTGAGCCCCTTTGGATCCGATGCAATAACAAAGATGTGTTGAATGTTGAAGAGCATGCAAAAATGTTTCCATGGCCAGTGATGAATAATAACCAGAAGCAGCACGAAAATGAGTTCCGGGTGGAAGCAACCAGAGACAGTGCAGTTGTGTTTATGAACAGCATTACTCTCGTCGACGCATTTTTAGATGCT AACAAATGGATGGAGTTGTTTCCTTCAATTGTCTCGAGAGCAAAAACTGTTCAAATTATTTCCACCGGAGTTTCGGGGCATGCCAGCAATTCATTGCATCTG ATGCATGCTGAATTTCAAGTTCTCACACCTTTGGTTCCTACACGTGAGGCTCAATTCCTTCGTTACTGCCTCCAAAATGCTGAAGAAGGGACTTGGGTTATTGTTGATTTCCCCATTGATAACTTCCATGCTGACAACATTCAAAGTTCTTCACTCAGATATCGGAAAAAACCCTCTGGTTGTATAATTCAAGATATGCCCAATGGATATTCTAGG GTGATATGGGTAGAACATGCAGAACTAGAACATAAACCAGTTCATCAGATATTCAATCAGTTTGTAAGCAGCGGTATGGCTTTCGGTGCACACCGTTGGCTAGCCGTTTTGCAACAGCAGTGTGAAAGGTTTGCTAGCCTCATGGCAAGAAATATTTCGGACCTTGGGGGTg TGATACCGAATTCGGAATCAAGAAAGAACTTGATGAAATTATCTCATAGAATGATGAGAACATTTTGCTTCAATATCAGTTGTTCTGGAGGTCAGTCATGGACGGTTCTATCCGAAACCTCAGTTGACACAGTTCGAATTACAACTAGAAAAAGTATAGACCCTGGGCAACCAAGTGGTCTGATTCTTTGTGCTGTGTCTACTACTTGGCTTCCCTTTTCTCATCAGCAAGTTTTTGAATTCTTAAGAGATGAACGCCGCAGATCTCAG CAGCTTGATGTTCTttctggtggaacttcatcacaaGAGATTGCCCACATTGCCAGTGGCTCACATCCAGGGAATTGCATTTCTCTTCTGCGCATAAAC GCAGCAAGTAACTCGGCACAAAACGTAGAGTTGATGCTTCAGGAAAGTTGTACCGATAGTTTAGGAAGTATGGTTGTATACACCACAATCGACGTTGATAGTGTTCAACAAACAATGAACGGGGGTGATTCATCATACTTTCCGATTCTACCATTAGGTTTCGTCATTTATCCTGCTAATCACATCAACAACAATGGCGAAAATGGGCCAGCATCCTCCTCTGATGATCAAGTAAATGGTCCTACTTCTGGTTGTTTGCTTACAGTTGGTATACAAATTCTAGCCAGCACTATACCAGGTGCGAAACTTAACTTTTCTAGTGCAACGGCTATCAACAATCATATTTGCAATGCGGTGCACCAGATCAATGCTGttctcagcagcagcaacaaccatAGCAGCGGTAGTCCTGATGGATGCAACACAGCTGGAGGCTCTTGTCCAGAGCCTTCTGCTGCATCGGAGTAG